Part of the Propionimicrobium sp. PCR01-08-3 genome, TCCGGGGAGCAGTCCAGTGAAGAGATCACCCGCGTGCATCTGGACCGCATCGAAGAAGTCGATGGCGATGTGCATGCCTTCCTGGCGGTGGACCGCGATCGCGCCCTCGAACAGGCCCGCGCGGTGGACGCCAAGGTCGCCGCCGGTGAAAGGCTGGGCCCACTGGCCGGCGTCCCGATCGGGGTCAAGGACCTGTTCTGCTACCAGGGCCTGCCCACCACCGCAGGATCCCGCATTCTCGAGAACTGGATCCCGCCCTACAACGCGACCGTGGTGAACCGGCTATTGGACGCCGGCATGGTGATCCTCGGCAAGACCAACCTCGACGAATTCGCGATGGGCTCGTCGACCGAGACCTCCTACTTCGGGCCCACCCGCAATCCGTGGGATCTCGGACGCATTCCCGGCGGATCGGGGGGCGGGTCGTCCGCCTGCGTGGCGGCCTATGAGGCGCCGCTGGCGGTGGGCACCGACACGGGCGGCTCGATTCGTCAACCCGCTGCTGTGACCGGCACCGTCGGCGTCAAGCCCACCTACGGCGGGGTGTCCCGGTTCGGGGTGATCGCGATGGCCTCATCGCTGGATCAGCCGGGCCCGGTCGCCCGCAATGTGCTGGATTCTGCGCTGCTGCATCAGGTGATCACGGGTCATGACCCGGCCGATTCGACCTCCATCGACGCGCCGGTTCCCGACATCGTCGCTGCCGCGCGTAAGGCCGACATCAAGGGCCTTCGCGTCGGTGTGGTGAAAGAGCTGGGTGGCGAGGGATACCAGCCCGGTGTCGAGCAGCGCTTCAACGAGACGATCGAGTTGCTGGGCGAACTCGGTGCCGAGGTCGTCGAGGTCAGCTGCCCGCACTTCGTGCACGCGCTGGCGACCTATTACCTGATCATGCCGGCCGAGGTCTCCAGCAACCTGTCGCGCTATGACGGCATGCGCTACGGCTTGCGGGTGAACGATGACGGAACGCACTCCACCGAGCAGGTGATGCGGGCAAGCCGCGCAGCCGGATTCGGCGACGAGGTGAAGCGGCGCATCATCATCGGCACCTACGCGCTGTCGGCGGGCTACTACGACGCCTATTACGGCTCGGCGCAGAAGATGCGTACCTTGATCTCGCGAGACTTCGCGTCCGCGTTCACCAAGTGCGATGTGCTGGTTTCGCCGTCCACCCCGACCACCGCCTTCAAGTTCGGCGAGCGGATGAACGATCCGATCGCGATGTACAAGTCCGATCTGTGCACGATCCCGGCGAATCTGGCGGGCAATTCCGCGGCGAGTTTCCCGATCGGTTTGGACGCCCCGGGCGGGCTGCCGGTCGGCTTGCAGGTGATGGCACCTGCGATGGCGGACGACCGCTGTTACCTGGTGGGAGCTGCCGTGGAGGCCGCGCTGAACGATCGCTGGGGAGGGCCCCTGCTGGATCAGGCTCCCGAGCTCGGGCATGCCGCCGGCCAGAAGGAGAGCGTGCGATGAGCGTCTATGTCAGCAATGAGCTGATGGACTATGACGAGGCGATGACCCGCTTCGACGTGGTGCTCGGCCTCGAGGTTCACGTCGAACTCAACACGAAGTCGAAGATGTGGTGCGGATGCACGACCGAGTTCGGCGGCGAACCGAACTCACACACCTGCCCGGTCTGCCTGGGGCTGCCCGGCTCGCTGCCGGTGGTGAACAAGAAGGCCGTCGAATCGGCCATCCGGATCGGGCTGTCGCTGGGCTGCGATATCGCCGAATGGTGCCGGTTCGCGCGCAAGAATTACTTCTACCC contains:
- the gatA gene encoding Asp-tRNA(Asn)/Glu-tRNA(Gln) amidotransferase subunit GatA; translation: MSATIKQTAHELARRIASGEQSSEEITRVHLDRIEEVDGDVHAFLAVDRDRALEQARAVDAKVAAGERLGPLAGVPIGVKDLFCYQGLPTTAGSRILENWIPPYNATVVNRLLDAGMVILGKTNLDEFAMGSSTETSYFGPTRNPWDLGRIPGGSGGGSSACVAAYEAPLAVGTDTGGSIRQPAAVTGTVGVKPTYGGVSRFGVIAMASSLDQPGPVARNVLDSALLHQVITGHDPADSTSIDAPVPDIVAAARKADIKGLRVGVVKELGGEGYQPGVEQRFNETIELLGELGAEVVEVSCPHFVHALATYYLIMPAEVSSNLSRYDGMRYGLRVNDDGTHSTEQVMRASRAAGFGDEVKRRIIIGTYALSAGYYDAYYGSAQKMRTLISRDFASAFTKCDVLVSPSTPTTAFKFGERMNDPIAMYKSDLCTIPANLAGNSAASFPIGLDAPGGLPVGLQVMAPAMADDRCYLVGAAVEAALNDRWGGPLLDQAPELGHAAGQKESVR